In Rhodamnia argentea isolate NSW1041297 chromosome 4, ASM2092103v1, whole genome shotgun sequence, the following proteins share a genomic window:
- the LOC125314648 gene encoding E3 ubiquitin-protein ligase RNF181-like — protein MPLCILPWQSLCETHLRRVLDALDVGSSFRADLIRCIMLTALRGSDHGHQQFDMNINLNLATAEEVEMEDISIGGYESDPDQVARGVSRSTIEKLEQKSCSVQDGSGCCCICLEELNGEDKVMEIPCSHLFHSRCIVKWLERIDSCPLCRTRVEVEVPE, from the coding sequence ATGCCACTCTGCATCCTACCATGGCAATCCCTCTGCGAAACGCACTTGAGGAGAGTTCTCGATGCTTTGGACGTTGGTAGCAGCTTTCGGGCTGATCTTATAAGATGTATTATGCTTACTGCATTGCGGGGATCGGATCATGGCCATCAACAGTTCGACATGaacataaatttgaatttggcaACCGCAGAGGAAGTCGAAATGGAAGACATCTCCATTGGAGGATACGAGTCAGATCCGGATCAAGTCGCGCGGGGTGTCTCCAGAAGCACCATTGAAAAGCTCGAGCAGAAGAGCTGCTCTGTCCAGGATGGCAGTGGATGCTGTTGTATTTGTTTAGAGGAACTGAATGGGGAAGATAAAGTGATGGAGATACCGTGTTCGCATCTCTTTCACAGCAGATGCATCGTCAAGTGGCTGGAGAGGATCGATTCGTGTCCGCTGTGTCGTACTAGAGTAGAAGTAGAAGTTCCAGAGTAG
- the LOC125314646 gene encoding E3 ubiquitin-protein ligase RNF181-like: MEPVYCGYRLSLERRNSNYSGVPTAIFNFSVKWHHLLVFIDQVGVPINLQDTTLSESSQSLEMPLCILPWQSLCETHLKRVLDALDVRSSFRADLIRQEVEMEDVEAVSIEGNESDHDQVVQGVSRSTVEKLERKSCSVRDGGGCCCICLEELNGADKVMEIPCSHLFHSRCIIKWLERNNSSPLCRTKVEVEDPE, translated from the exons ATGGAACCAGTCTACTGCGGATATAGATTGAGTCTGGAGAGAAGAAATTCCAATTATTCTGGTGTGCCGACTGCCATCTTCAACTTCTCGGTCAAGTGGCACCATCTGCTAGTCTTCATCGATCAAGTGGGAGTGCCGATAAATCTTCAAGACACTACACTTTCTGAGTCGAGTCAGTCGCTTGAGATGCCACTCTGCATCTTACCATGGCAATCCCTCTGCGAAACGCACTTGAAGAGAGTTCTCGATGCTTTGGATGTTCGTAGCAGCTTTCGGGCTGATCTTATAAGAC AGGAAGTCGAAATGGAAGACGTTGAGGCAGTCTCCATCGAAGGAAACGAGTCAGATCATGATCAAGTCGTGCAGGGCGTCTCCAGAAGCACCGTTGAAAAGCTTGAGAGGAAGAGCTGCTCTGTCCGGGACGGCGGTGGATGCTGTTGTATTTGTTTAGAGGAACTGAATGGGGCAGACAAAGTGATGGAGATACCGTGTTCGCATCTCTTTCACAGCAGATGCATCATCAAGTGGCTGGAGAGGAACAATTCGTCTCCGCTGTGCCGTACCAAAGTAGAAGTAGAAGATCCAGAGTAG